In one window of Anaerolineae bacterium DNA:
- the lon gene encoding endopeptidase La, protein MPTQGPEGEGAGAGIPEVLAILPLRGVVAYPLMWLPLTVGQPRSIRLVDDVVVKKQMIGLVASKNPEIEQPGPDQIYHVGSAAIVHRMMKAPDGTVRMIVQCIERIKIKEFIQEEPYLMARVEVAPDIVEETVEVEALSRNALELFRQMVSLSPQLPDELLMTAMNLQDPRALVYLIASSIRMELKDAQELLELDSVREKLLKLTTILTREVEVLELGRKIQSQAQSEMERMQREYFLREQLKAIQRELGEEDPQQAEIAELERKLAEAGLPEEAAKEAKRELERLRRMPAAAAEYSVIKTYLDWLINLPWNVQTEDNLDINRARQVLDEDHYDLEDVKERILEFLAVRKLRKERREMKESAGEEAVGVEAPAGLAAAGDAGKPPAAEEAEDYIRPERAGVILCFVGPPGVGKTSLGRSIARALGRKFIRMSLGGVRDEAEIRGHRRTYVGALPGRIIQGIRRVGTKNPVFMLDEVDKMGMDFRGDPAAALLEVLDPEQNREFRDHYLDVAFDLSQVMFITTANMLEPIPAPLRDRMEIIQIPGYTDEDKLHIAQKYLLPRQLKENGLQPGEVQITDQAVLRIIREYTREAGVRNLERQIGSICRKVATKIAAGETVSVTVDAQDLPAYLGKPRFLYDVAERTDRPGVAVGLAVTPVGGDILFIEATKMPGTKQFIVTGQLGDVMKESAQAALSYVRSKAEELGIDPRFFEKTDIHLHVPAGATPKDGPSAGVAIATALASLLTGRPVRSDVAMTGEITLRGKVLPVGGIKEKVLAADRAGITTVILPRRNEPDLDDIPEDVKKRMKFVLVDEIDQVWKVALRDQRVEESVAEAEAPAAEPAPADV, encoded by the coding sequence ATGCCGACCCAGGGACCGGAAGGTGAGGGGGCCGGCGCCGGCATCCCCGAGGTGCTTGCTATCCTGCCTTTGCGCGGCGTGGTCGCCTACCCGCTCATGTGGCTCCCACTGACCGTCGGCCAGCCCCGCTCCATCCGACTGGTGGACGATGTGGTGGTCAAAAAGCAAATGATCGGCCTGGTGGCCTCCAAGAATCCGGAGATCGAACAGCCCGGCCCGGACCAAATCTACCACGTCGGCTCGGCCGCTATCGTGCACCGCATGATGAAGGCGCCCGACGGCACCGTGCGCATGATCGTCCAGTGCATCGAGCGCATCAAGATCAAGGAGTTTATCCAGGAAGAACCGTATTTGATGGCCCGCGTGGAGGTTGCCCCGGACATCGTCGAGGAGACGGTGGAAGTGGAGGCGCTCTCCCGCAACGCCCTGGAGCTGTTTCGGCAGATGGTTTCCCTCTCCCCTCAACTGCCGGATGAGCTTCTCATGACGGCGATGAACCTCCAGGACCCGCGGGCGCTGGTGTACCTGATTGCCTCCAGCATCCGCATGGAGCTGAAGGACGCGCAGGAACTGCTGGAGCTTGACTCCGTGCGCGAAAAGCTCCTCAAGCTCACCACCATCCTGACGCGGGAGGTGGAGGTGCTGGAGCTGGGCCGCAAGATCCAGAGCCAAGCCCAGAGCGAGATGGAGCGCATGCAGAGGGAGTATTTCCTGCGCGAGCAGTTGAAGGCTATCCAGCGGGAGCTGGGTGAGGAGGACCCTCAGCAGGCGGAGATCGCCGAGCTGGAGCGCAAGCTGGCGGAAGCCGGCCTCCCGGAGGAAGCCGCCAAAGAGGCCAAGCGCGAGCTGGAGCGCCTGCGGCGCATGCCGGCGGCCGCCGCCGAATATTCCGTCATCAAAACCTACCTGGACTGGCTCATCAACCTGCCCTGGAACGTCCAGACCGAGGACAACCTGGATATCAACCGCGCCCGTCAGGTGCTCGATGAGGATCACTATGACCTGGAGGACGTGAAGGAGCGCATCCTGGAGTTCCTGGCGGTGCGCAAACTGCGCAAGGAGCGCCGGGAGATGAAGGAAAGCGCCGGCGAGGAGGCCGTCGGCGTCGAAGCGCCGGCGGGGCTTGCGGCGGCCGGCGATGCCGGGAAACCGCCGGCGGCAGAGGAAGCGGAAGACTACATCCGGCCCGAGCGCGCGGGCGTCATCCTCTGCTTTGTGGGGCCCCCGGGTGTGGGCAAGACCTCGCTGGGGCGCTCCATCGCCCGCGCCCTGGGACGCAAGTTCATCCGCATGAGCCTGGGCGGCGTGCGCGATGAGGCGGAGATACGCGGCCACCGCCGCACCTATGTCGGCGCCCTGCCCGGCCGCATCATCCAGGGCATCCGCCGTGTCGGCACCAAGAACCCGGTCTTCATGCTGGATGAAGTGGACAAGATGGGCATGGATTTCCGCGGCGACCCGGCGGCCGCTCTGTTGGAGGTGTTGGACCCGGAGCAGAACCGCGAGTTCCGCGATCATTACCTGGACGTGGCCTTTGACCTGTCGCAGGTGATGTTCATCACCACGGCCAACATGCTGGAGCCGATCCCGGCGCCCCTGCGTGACCGCATGGAGATCATTCAGATCCCGGGCTATACGGATGAGGATAAGCTCCATATTGCCCAGAAGTATCTCCTGCCGCGCCAGCTCAAGGAGAACGGCCTCCAGCCGGGCGAGGTGCAGATCACAGACCAGGCGGTCCTGCGCATCATCCGCGAGTACACGCGCGAGGCCGGCGTGCGCAATCTGGAGCGCCAGATCGGCTCCATCTGCCGCAAGGTGGCGACGAAGATCGCCGCCGGCGAGACGGTCAGCGTGACCGTGGATGCCCAGGACCTGCCGGCCTACCTGGGCAAGCCGCGCTTCCTGTACGACGTGGCGGAACGCACCGACCGCCCCGGCGTGGCCGTCGGCCTGGCGGTGACCCCGGTGGGAGGCGACATCCTCTTCATCGAGGCCACCAAAATGCCCGGCACCAAGCAGTTCATCGTCACCGGTCAGCTCGGCGACGTGATGAAGGAGTCGGCGCAGGCGGCGCTGAGCTACGTGCGCTCGAAGGCTGAAGAGTTGGGCATTGACCCGCGCTTCTTTGAGAAGACCGATATCCATTTGCACGTGCCGGCCGGCGCCACGCCGAAGGACGGGCCGTCCGCCGGCGTCGCCATCGCCACCGCCCTGGCCTCCCTGCTGACGGGCCGGCCGGTGCGCTCCGATGTGGCCATGACCGGCGAAATTACCCTGCGCGGCAAGGTCCTGCCGGTGGGCGGCATCAAGGAGAAGGTGCTGGCGGCCGACCGCGCCGGCATCACCACGGTCATCCTGCCGCGGCGCAACGAGCCGGATCTGGACGATATCCCGGAGGATGTCAAGAAGCGCATGAAATTCGTCCTGGTGGACGAGATTGACCAGGTCTGGAAGGTCGCCCTGCGCGATCAGCGCGTGGAGGAGTCGGTGGCAGAGGCGGAGGCTCCCGCGGCGGAGCCGGCGCCGGCCGACGTCTGA